Part of the Vibrio penaeicida genome is shown below.
CAAACTTAAATAGATAAATATCGTTTTTCTAAACACTCGCCGTAATGCGAGTGTTTTTTTATACGTTATGTAATGACACCACGCGATAGCATCATCGTAATCTATGTCATGCCACTGAGTAAAAAGGAAAAGTGATAAAAAATCTTGCTTGAGAGAAATTAATCGTTGAAGTTCGTATTTTTAGCAGATAAGTTAACACTATTAAGGATTATGTAACAAAGTGTGCTGTGCCGTTCTGCAGTATAAATAAGAAAAAGACAGGAAGATGTAGTATGTACCAAACCGACGACGTTCGAATTAATAAAGTCAAAGAATTGCTGCCCCCCGTAGCGGTGTTAGAGAAGTATCCGACCACAGAAGTTGCATCTTCAACCACTTTTGAAGCGCGTACGGCGATTCACAACATTTTAGAAGATAAAGACGACAGACTATTAGTGATCATTGGTCCGTGTTCTATTCATGATACCGAAGCAGCGTTGGAATATGGCAAACGCCTAAAAACACTGCGTGATGAACTTAAAGGCAATCTTGAAATTGTCATGCGTGTTTATTTCGAAAAACCGCGTACCACGGTTGGCTGGAAAGGTTTGATCAACGACCCATACCTAAATGACACGTTCAAATTGAATGATGGATTGCGTATCGGTCGCAAGCTTCTGTTGGATCTAACGGATATGGGTATGCCGACGGCGAGTGAATTCCTAGACATGATCACGCCGCAATACGTGGCGGATTTAATCAGTTGGGGCGCGATTGGTGCTCGTACAACCGAATCTCAGGTTCACCGTGAGCTGTCTTCTGGTCTTTCATGTCCTGTTGGGTTTAAGAACGGAACAGACGGCAACATTAAGATTGCATCAGACGCCATTCGAAGCGCAAGCGCATCCCACCACTTTTTATCGGTGACTAAGTACGGTCATTCAGCCATTGTGGAAACAGCGGGTAACCCTGATTGCCACATCATTCTACGAGGCGGTAAAGAGCCAAACTACAGTGCAGAACACGTTGCAAAAATTAAAGATGAGTTAGCAGCTTCTGGCTTACCTCAAAAAGTGATGATTGATTTCAGCCACGCGAACAGTTCTAAACAATATCAGCGCCAAATGAACGTAGCCGACGATGTTTGCGCTCAAGTTGCTGGTGGTGAACAGGCGGTGTTTGGTGTCATGATTGAGTCGCACCTTGTTGAAGGTCGCCAAGATTTGGTTGATGGCAAAGCGGCAACCTACGGTCAATCTATCACGGATGCATGCATTGGCTGGGACGATACAGAAAAAGTGTTACGCCAACTTGCTGACGCAGTGGAAGCACGTCGCAACACATAATTACTATTCTATACACATCCATAAGCCAGCAGTTTGCTGGCTTTTTTTGTGTCTTTCTAAAATTATTGTGGATACCAATGGCTTGTGCTGTCGCCAACTAACGGGTTTAAAGCGAGAAATTAACTGGTGTGCTCGAAACTCATATTCACGACATTACTAATAAGTGTTTTGTAACCTTTAAAAGATGTGACTCTTTTGGGCGTAACTTGTAAGTAGTTTCCAACGATAACTGTGGGAACAGCTCTAATGGACATTTGCTCTGTATTGTTCACATATTCGGCAAGTTGAGTATGTACTTTGGGTGACATCATTTGTTTTTTAAATTCAACTGGTTCTATGTCTAATTTCTTTGCTACAAATTCAGCCAGTGTATCTACACACTGAGGCGCTTTGTTTTCCCTAAGAGCAATAAATAAATGGTGCGTATATTGCGTACCAAGGCCAAGCATTTGCGCCACTGCAAATCCCTTTGTAAACAAAGTATCGGTTTCGTCATTTGAGCTAAATACAGGGATTTTAGTTAAGCTGACATTTGACGGGAGTTGGCTCGATACTTCGGCATAGATAGGATCCATAGTTGCACAATGACCACATCGAAAACTGAAATAGACTCGTACGTTATTGTCTTTCTTTATGCCATACTCGGCAACGTTGTAATCCATTCCTTCCTTAAGATCATTAGCGAGTACAGTACTAGAACCACTCACTGCCACCAGTAAGATAATCATCGATTTTAGTGTATTAAACATTGAATTCGTCTACTCATCTTAAACAATATTTCCGATTATAATTTTGATGTTGGTTTTATGTAAAATCATTAGTTGAAGTTATTGGGTTATTTCTAAAGCAAATTCGATGCGCTGGAGGAGAGGTTAATGGTGCTCGGGATCAAATTTTAGGACATTTTTCGTACCAAAAACGAAACATAGATCTTTGAAATAGTGTTTGTGTATTTTTTTGAATGCTTTTTGGTAATAAAATGAAATGACGGTTTAAAAATTATTTAAAACTTGTTCTGGAATGGAAATGAAACGAATTTCAATCATAGGTGAATGCATGATTGAGCTGAATGGCGAACCATTTGGTGCAATGTGGCAAACCTACGGAGGCGACACCCTTAATGCTGCGGTTTACGCCAGCCGCCATCAGGAAAAGTACTCCACTAAAGTGGATGTTACCTATCTAACAGCTTTGGGTTCCGATGCGTTAAGTTATGGGTTGAAAAAGCGTTGGCAAGATGAAGGGATCAATACGGATTGGGTGTTAGAAGATGCCAACCGAGTCCCTGGTGCTTATCTCATTCAATTGGATGGCGAAGGTGAGCGAACCTTCTTGTATTGGCGTAATGAGTCTGCGGCGAGGTACCTTCTTCAGCACCCTAATTTTTCAGATTTGAAAGAAGCGTCGATGGGGGCTGATGTAACGTTTCTAAGTGGAATCAGCCTTGCCATTTTGCCTGATGATGACAAACCAAAATTGTACCAGTGGTTGAAGGAGCTCCGTCACGCAGGTTCAGAAGTCGCGTTTGACAGCAACTTCCGCCCGGCACTTTGGAAGGATACAGAAAGCGTAAAACAGGCTTACCTGAGTGTTTATAGAACCACAGATATTGCGCTGGTCACTTTCGACGACGAACAAGCGCTTTGGGGAGATACTACACCCGAAGAGACGTTCCAAAGGCTAGAAGCACTCGGTGTGCGTATTGTCGTGGTGCGATTAGGTGAAAAAGGCTGTTTAGTGCAGGATTTTTCCGATAAACAATCCGCGATTGAAGTACCCACTATCCCCGTGGAGAAGGTGGTCGATACCACATCTGCAGGAGACTCATTTAACGGTGCTTTCTTTGCTGCCTACTTGAATGGTGAGTGCTTAGCTGAATGTTGCAAGCAAGGTAATATCCTTGCAGGAAAAGTGATTCAGCATAAAGGCGCGATCGTGCCCAAGAGTGCCACAAATTAGTCACTAAAGTTAATGGCTTGAAACTAGAAGTTTTAGGTCACTGACTCTAAAAGATATACCCAAATTTTATACCCGATGAACGGTAATATTGTCATTAGGGAAGAGAACCCCAAGAAGAATTAAGGAGACATCGTGAGTACCATTAGTGAACAGTTAAAAGCGTTAAAAGTTGTCCCTGTCATTGCGATTGACAAGGCTGAAGACATTATCGAGTTAGGTAAAGTGCTCGCAGAAAATGGCTTACCAGTAGCCGAAATTACGTTTCGTTCAGACGCTGCCGTTGAAGCCATTCGCTTGTTGAAAGAATCGCAACCAGACATGTTGATCGGAGCGGGTACGGTATTGAATGCCGAGCAAGTAAAAGCCGCAAAAGCAGCTGGCGCTTCATTTATTGTTTCACCAGGTCTTAACCCAAACACGGTAAAAGCGTGCCAAGAAGAAGGCATTGAAATCGTACCTGGAGTAAACAACCCAAGCGCGATTGAAGCGGCATTGGAATTGGGTTTGAAAACGTTGAAGTTTTTCCCTGCTGAAGCGTCAGGTGGCATCAACATGGTGAAATCTCTTCTTGCGCCTTATACCGACATTGAATTAATGCCGACAGGTGGTATCAATACGAAAAACGTCAACGACTATCTGGCGATACCTCGTGTTATTGCTTGTGGCGGAACTTGGATGGTAGACAAAAAGCTGATTCAAGAAGGAAAGTGGGATGAGTTAGCGAAATTAACGCGTGAAGCGGTTGAGCTCGTTAATTAATCAAGCGTTACGAGATGAATTTTACGTATTCAAAATGCCAGCGTAATGCTGGCATTGTTGCTCTAGTGCTTTGTATACCAGTGTTTGTATACCAGTGCTTTATGGCATCACTGCAATTTTAATCACTCTCAAGCACGCTAATTCATTTAAAGTCGCTATAAACGGCTTAGTATTCGAAAATACTTGGGTTGTAGCGCATGACCATGCCTTTCATTGCTTCATGAATGATCTGCTGGTGTTCTTCACTTACATGGGCAACGGCTTCTTGCAGCTCGTTGTTGATGATTTTTGAAAGTTCGTCGTGAACTTTTTTGCCTTTTAACGTAAGGAAGATCTTTTTCGCGTTTTTATGCGTTGGATCTGGAGTCGAGGCGATGTATTCATTTTTTTCTGCGTGGCGGATTAAGCTGGTCATTGTGCCTTTACTGCGCTGCAATCTTTCTGCTAACACGCTTGGGCGAAGACCATCTTCATAATCCAGCTCCATTAGTACAAGAAGCTGCTCTACATTGATTTCTTTATAGAGCTTTTGGATTTCTAATTGAATTCGGTTTTGCATTTGTCGCGTTGCGATCCAGCTAATTCCAGCAGTAGTTTCGTAAGGTTTAGGTTTTTTATTGTCTGCCACTTTGTTGGCCCTCGACTTATTCATATGATCTATTGCAACATCTTAAGCATATCAAGGTTCGAAGTAAAAGGTATTTACTCAGTAAACTATTTTTTTGCGATCGATGAACGTTTGGTTTTATGTGAAATTGCATCCATTTTCAAACCTATTCGGATCAGGTTTGTGTAACTGGTTGAATCTTTTGATATCAAAGAATCTCGTCAACGTCAGCTACGACAAAATGTGGTCTTTTCTCGTATTGGTTTTACGTAAGATCTCCATCTAACTGCATTGACGCGTCCTCAATGTTGTTTCAAAATTCAAATTGATTCCACTTCAAGTTAATGGGTGAAAAAGCGGTTTATTCGATTTTCTGAGCGTTAAATTTTGCCCCATTGTTTCCGTTTTTTGATCGCCATCTACACTCAAACTTGATGGTTAATTGAGCGAGTTCTCATTCGAATGACTCAATACCACGAAAATCTATAACATCAACAAAAAATGCATGTTGCCTTGCGTTATGAGACTGGTTGAGTTATTAAAATTAGAAAACACGAAATAGTATGGAGTTGGTTGTGATTAACAAAAAGTTTTTTAAGACTAAGAATGAGGTTGAAGTAACGTTTGAGCTGGATGAAAAAGAAGCCAGCTCTGTAGCGATAGTCGCGGATTTTCTTGATTGGAAAGCGGCACCTATGAAGCGCAATAAAAAAGATAAGATCTTCAAATTCAAAACACGTTTACCGAAAGACCAAGAATTTGAGTTTCGGTATCTTGTGAATGAATCAAATTGGGTGAACGATGCGAACGCAGACAAGTATGTGCCAAACTCATTTGGTCAGGACAATTGCTTGGTTTCGACCAGAGAACGCTCGGTGAAATGATTCCCAGTATAGGTGGTGAAAATCGAGCCTAATAAGACCCCGAACTGATTCAGCTTCGGGGTTTTAAGTATTCAATCTTTTGCAATAATTGTGGTGGCGATAGAGGGCAGGAGAAAAGGTAACCTTGTATCGATGAACACCCCATTTCTACTAATTTCTTCAATTCTGATTCGGTTTCGACGCCTTCGGCAATGATATTCACTTGTAGCTGTTTGGCCAGTTCAACAATCAACTTGACGATTCGCTCTGACTTTAAGTTGGTGAGCATGTTTTGTACAAATGTTTTGTCAATTTTTATACAGTCAATATCGTATCGGTGAATGTAGTTCAAACTGGAATAGCCCGTTCCAAAGTCATCCAAAGCAATCCTAAAGCCTTGTTCATGTAATCCTTTCATTGCCAAACGAATATCACCGGATTGAGTCATGAGCACGGTCTCGGTAAGTTCAATGGTGAATTCATGGGCACTAAAATGATAGCGCTCTAAATTTTTAGACAGCTGGGAGAGGTACTGCTTGGGTTGCGCGAGTTCCTTTGCTGAGCAGTTCACACTGAGTTCGATAGAGTACCCCAATGCTTTTTCAAGAAAGACTTTGGCTTCGCAGGCAAGCTCGAAAACTCTTTCCCCTAATTTACTGATCATGCCTGTATGCTCTGCGGCTTCGATGAACTCATCGGGGGCAATAATGCCTAGCTTAGGGTCGTTCCAGCGGGCTAGCACTTCAAACTTGCGCCACGCTTCTCCATTTAATAATACGATAGGTTGTAAGGCGACGCTGAGTGCGCTGTTTTCAACGGTTGAACTTAGATCGTGTGTCAGAGCTTCAATCACTTGCGAGCGTCGAAGGTGCATGGCACTTAGGTGGCTATCGTAAAACTGAAGATCGCATTTCTGGCTTTGTTTACATAACTTCAAAGCGAGATTGGCCTTCAGCAGCAAGTCGTCACCATTTTCGGCATCTTCAAAACTGACGATACCAATGCTGATCGAGAAGTTGAGAACAAACGCTTCGTAGCAGAATCCAGCATTGAGTACATCAATGAGCGATCGGGCGAATTCTTCCACGCTTTCACTGTTGCATATCACAGCGAATTCGTCTCCGCCAATGCGAAATAGGGTGTCGACCTGATCAAAACAGCGTTGAATAGATTGAGTTGTATGCAATAAAACTCTATCAGCAATATGTGTACCGTATAAATCGTTGATTTCTTTAAACCCGTTAATGTCAATGAGAACGAGGCTAGAAGTATCACCTCCATTGGCCATTAAATGTTTCAAATGATGCGACAAAGAAAAACGATTATAGAGTTTGGTGAGGTTGTCTCGTTTGGTTTGCTCGCTTAGCTGGTTAAGCAAAGTATCGGTTTGTTCAACCAGCCACTTAGCACGCAATTGGTGAATAATTATTTTAGAGAACAGTTTATGGTAATGAATGATGGGTTGAGGGTCGCCGACTGGAGTTTTAAATGTGGATATGAGAATGCCCAGCGTTTTTCCTTGTTGGTTTTTTAATGGGTAACCTAAATAAGATTCAAGCTGGAGATCGACTAGAAAAGGATCCTGAGGGAAGTGGTTGTACGCTTTTTCAGGGTAGAAACAGAATTCTTTGTCGGCTTTCGTTGCTTGTTCACAAGGCGTGTTTTTAATGTCGTACTCTAAATCGCCCATGAGATCGCCTTCTTGAACATACGCCAAGGTTGAGGCAACGCGATTGAGTTCGTTCAATTCGACGACACAAGTACAAAACGAGTTTAGCTTTTTGTGGAGCAACATACATGTTTGCTCTAAAAGCTCATTTCCATCGAGTAAGAGTATGGTATTGATGTCACTCATACTGATGGTTGTATCATTGAAGTCCATTCTTTCCATGATCTGTCAAAACCCAGCATTGACGTGATTACTTATTCATCTGACATGAACATGCAAACCGCACGTTATTTTATAAAATGTGAATATAAAATTCTTATAGAACAGAAGTATAAGATGGAAAAAGTGGCACGAGTAAAAAAAATCCCGATCTGACTCTTTATTGAGAATATTATGAAATAGCGGTCATAAATGACCGCTATGAGTAGAAGGAAAGGTTCTAGAAAAAGCCAAGTGGATTTACGCTGTAGCTCACCAGCATGTTTTTTGTGTTTTGATAATGATCGAGCATCATTTTGTGGGTTTCCCGACCAATGCCCGACTTTTTGTAACCGCCAAACGCTGCGTGAGCAGGGTACGCGTGATAGCAGTTAATCCAGATACGACCTGCTTCAATGTTTCTCCCCATTCGATAGGCCAAGTTGGTGTCACGCGTCCAAACTCCGGCACCTAGCCCGTATTCGGTGTCATTAGCGATGGCCAGTGCTTCTTCTTCGTCTTTGAAGGTCGTGATGGCGATGACGGGACCAAAAATCTCTTCTTGGAACACGCGCATTTTATTGTTGCCTTTCAGCATAGTGGGCGTGATGTAGTATCCGCTTTCTAAGTCACCATCTTGGGATAAACTCTTACCGCCAATTAGGACTTCTGCCCCTTCTTGCTTTCCTATCTCCATGTACTTTAAGATTTTTTCAAACTGCTCGAGTGATGCTTGAGCGCCCACTTGGGTGTCGGTATCAAGGGGGTTTCCTTGCTTAATCGTTTTGGCGCGTTTTGTGGCTTTTTCGATGAACTTGTCGTAAATGGATTCGTGAATCAGTACACGGGATGGGCAGGTACACACTTCTCCTTGGTTGAAGAAAGCGAGCAACATGCCTTCAACGCATTTGTCTAAATATTCGTCTTCGTAATCAAATACATCAGAAAAATAGATGTTTGGCGACTTTCCGCCTAATTCGACGGTTGAAGGAATCAAGTTATCTGCCGCGCATTTGAGAATGTGATTTCCGACTTCGGTTGAACCAGTGAACGCCAGTTTGGCGATACGGTTGCTGGTGGCGAGGGCTTGACCTGCCTCTGATCCAAACCCGTTTACTACGTTGATCACACCTGGTGGAATCAAATCGCCAATCACTTCCATTAAAAGCAATATTGATGTGGGTGTTTGCTCGGCGGGTTTAAGCACAACACAACAACCAGCGGCCATTGCAGGTGCCAACTTCCAAGCAGCCATGAGCATAGGAAAGTTCCACGGAATAATTTGCCCTACCACACCAATAGGTTCTGGAAAGTGGTAACTTGCGGTGTCTTTATCTAACTCAGCTGACGTTCCTTCTTGCGCACGAATGCACCCTGCAAAGTAGCGGAAGTGGTCGACGACTAAAGGTAAGTCAGCATTTAAAGTTTCCCGCACGGGTTTGCCATTTTCCCATGTTTCTGCGACGGCTAATGCTTCTAGGTTTTCTTCAATACGATCGGCAATCTTCAGCAAAATATTGGATCGTTCCGTCACACTCGTATTTGCCCACTGCGCGCGGACTTGGTGCGCAGCATCTAACGCTAATTCTATGTCTTCAGCGGTTGAGCGTGCGACCTGACAGTAGGGCTTCCCGTTTACTGGGGAAATATTATCGAAGTATTCGTTCTGAGTGGGTTTGATCCACTTTCCACCGATGTAGTTGTCGTACTGTGCTTTAAATTGGACCACCGATCCTTCTTTTCCGGGTTGAGCGTAGATCATTGTTCTATTCCTTTTTATTGGGTTTAACTCAGCATTAAGTTGATACAAGACGAACGTATCTTGGTCTTTCAATCGCAAGCTTTACGCCAATCTAGAAAAGTTTGTTGTTAATGAAATGTAACGTTATGATTGTTAAGTGGTTAACATTTAGGCGTGGGCAAGCAGCAAATAAAGGTTCCCTCCCGACGTATTGCTGAATTGTCACACTTTGGAACACAGGGTCTGTCTCAATATGGAGCAGTTGTCATGCTCGACTCTTTAAAAAATATTCCTAGTTCAAACTGGTTGGTGGAATCATGGAAGCGAAGTGAATCTGCTGGTCTTGTTACAACCAAAAAACCTCAGCATATCCGATTGGATGGTGCGCAGTTATCAGATAAAAAATACCGTGCTAGGCAGTTAATCAATGCGGTTGAGGCAGTCGCGTATCCATTATTTCAGCAAGTGTTTCAGGGCACGGATAGCCGCCTAATTTTGACCGACCAAGAAGGCGTGATTGTCGGGTCTTGGGGGCAAATGAGTTTTCAAGACAGGCTACACAACATTGCGCTGGAATTGGGAGTCTGTTGGCAGGAGCGCCTAAAAGGCACGAACGCCATTGGTACAGCCATTACTGAAAACCGAACCATTTCTGTGATTGGTGGCGAGCACTTTATACGCCAGCATCGTTTTATTAGCTGTACGGCAACCCCTATTTTATCAGGGGCTGGTGAGGTACTTGGGGTGCTGGATATCACCAGTGAACAAGCCGTACACGGGCAAGATACTCAGGTTTTACTGCGTAATATGGGGCAATTGGCTGAGAATTGGTTGCTGAACAATATGCAAGATTCCCGTATCCGGCTAGAGTTTGCGATGAGTGAATCTTTATTGAATACGGGTTGGCAAGGTGTTGTTATCGCAGACGATAGCGGGAAAGTGATTGCTCACAATCAGTTTGCAAGCCGCATGCTGCAATCTGATGAGATCGTCGGGTTACCGCTGGAACGTTTGTTAAATAGTGAGGCGTTCTCAGATGATGTGAACCCTATGGTTTTTCGCACGGAGAGCATCACACCTAATGCCGTACCTTTCAAGGCATTCGGGTCTCAAGTCGTCGATTCAAAGCCTTCTGCGTCTAGCCTTAAATCATTTAGTGTAAATAGCGCTACTAGCCAAAAGAAACCAGGCTTTCATTTGCACTTTGGCGACGATGCCATGGCAAAGGTTTGGCAACAGGCGAGTAAGCTCATAGATAAAGACATCAGTCTTCTTATCCACGGTGAAACGGGGACAGGTAAAGGTGAATTGGTTAAGGCGCTTCATCAACACAGCTTCCGATCCCATCAACCGTTGGTGGCTGTGAATTGCGGTGCGATACCCAATGAATTAATCGAATCCGAGTTATTTGGATATGAAGCTGGTGCGTTTACCGGATCAAACCCCAAAGGGGCGATGGGCAAGGTGAGAGCGGCTGACAGGGGCATACTGTTTTTAGATGAAATTGCGGACATGTCACTGGGTGCTCAGTGTCGGCTTTTACACGTTTTACAGGACAGTGAAGTGATGCCCGTTGGTGCGACAAAAGCCGTACCTGTCGATGTTCGAATTGTAGCTGCCACTCACAAAGACTTACCTGCCATGATTTCGAAAGGTGAATTTCGACAAGATCTTTACTATCGGTTGAATGGGCTCATCCTCAATATTCCACCATTGCGAAACAGACAAGACAGAACCGAATTAATACAGCGTATTCACCAAAACTATTCTGAAGGTGAGCAAGTATTGTCTGCTGAGTTACTGGCGTTTTTGGACGGTTATTCTTGGCCGGGTAATTTACGTGAGTTAGACAATGTGTTGAAAGTCGCAACCTTGCTTTCAGAGGAAGCAGCTGAGTTGCGGGTGTCCCATTTGCCTGAACATATCGTTAACGCGCATAACTCGATCAAAACAGACGCGCATTCTAATCCAGAAGGAACACTGAGCGAGCTTGCCGATGCCAAGCTCTTGAGTGTGTATGCCGAGCAAGGTGAGAACGTGAGTCGGACGGCGAAAAAACTCGGTATCAGCCGACAAACGTTATATCGAAAACTCAAGCGATTGGGTTATGAATAGTGACCAGTTTGCTAACAACGATCAGTCTTTCTGTTAATTAGCCACTTTCTGATACTTCGCTGCTTTCTGATAACCGTTAGTGCCCTTTCTCCTGTTCGAGTCTTTGCTTTAGGTGCTGAATAAAAAGCTGCGTGCGAGTGTGTTCGTAATCGAGTTTTGGGTAGTACGCATATATAGTGGTGGTTTCTGTTTTTAGACCAGGCAGCACTTGCACTACTTCACCAGAATCCAGCATATCGCGAATCATCATTTTACTGGAAATTAGGATCCCCATACCCACTTTCACGGCGTGGTATAAGGCTTCAGGATTGGTTGTGGCGAAATTACCCTTGAAGGTGACTTTCTTCTTATTCTCAAAGAAAAACTCTCGCTCCAATTGCTCTCCCCAGATCAGCATATTGTGGTCTTTTAAATCCTCGACATGTTCTGGCGTGCCAAATTGCTCCAAGTAATGGGGAGAGGCAAAGAACTCAAATGGATATTCAAATAATGGGGTGGCAATGAAGCTGAGTGAGTTCATTTGCTCAAGCTCTCGGCTTATATATACATCGAGATCCAGTTCGGGTAACTGACCGGGTACAGTTGTGGTCAGTTGTACTTTGATGTCTGGGTACTTGGTGAGAAAGTCATCCAAATATCGAACAATAAATCGCGACCCTACTGCAACGGTTGCCCCAATTTTTAAACGGCCAACCGGAGCCTGTGTAACGGAACGGGTTTCATCAACAATGGATTGCCATTGTTCCATTTGGGACACCGAGCGTTCAAAAAATAGCGCTCCTGCTTCCGTTAAACTGATGGATCGCGTGGTGCGCTTGAGCAGTTGTGCACCAACACGGTCTTCAAGCCATAGTACGCGCTTACTAATGGCTGAGCTGGTGGTATTTAAACGCCTCGCAGCACCATTAAAACTGCCTTCTTCGACGACTCTTATGTAGCTTTTTACACATTGCATCCAGTCCATAGCTCATCCATATTAATTCCTGATAGGACGTAATCACTTTCCTAGATACCTGATTATCATTCATTGATAACAAAGTAAACTGTTTATGTTTTCACCTCCGATCCCTAATTGGATAAAAAATTGCCTTTGGATACTTTTAAATTG
Proteins encoded:
- a CDS encoding LysR family transcriptional regulator produces the protein MDWMQCVKSYIRVVEEGSFNGAARRLNTTSSAISKRVLWLEDRVGAQLLKRTTRSISLTEAGALFFERSVSQMEQWQSIVDETRSVTQAPVGRLKIGATVAVGSRFIVRYLDDFLTKYPDIKVQLTTTVPGQLPELDLDVYISRELEQMNSLSFIATPLFEYPFEFFASPHYLEQFGTPEHVEDLKDHNMLIWGEQLEREFFFENKKKVTFKGNFATTNPEALYHAVKVGMGILISSKMMIRDMLDSGEVVQVLPGLKTETTTIYAYYPKLDYEHTRTQLFIQHLKQRLEQEKGH
- a CDS encoding sigma-54-dependent Fis family transcriptional regulator encodes the protein MLDSLKNIPSSNWLVESWKRSESAGLVTTKKPQHIRLDGAQLSDKKYRARQLINAVEAVAYPLFQQVFQGTDSRLILTDQEGVIVGSWGQMSFQDRLHNIALELGVCWQERLKGTNAIGTAITENRTISVIGGEHFIRQHRFISCTATPILSGAGEVLGVLDITSEQAVHGQDTQVLLRNMGQLAENWLLNNMQDSRIRLEFAMSESLLNTGWQGVVIADDSGKVIAHNQFASRMLQSDEIVGLPLERLLNSEAFSDDVNPMVFRTESITPNAVPFKAFGSQVVDSKPSASSLKSFSVNSATSQKKPGFHLHFGDDAMAKVWQQASKLIDKDISLLIHGETGTGKGELVKALHQHSFRSHQPLVAVNCGAIPNELIESELFGYEAGAFTGSNPKGAMGKVRAADRGILFLDEIADMSLGAQCRLLHVLQDSEVMPVGATKAVPVDVRIVAATHKDLPAMISKGEFRQDLYYRLNGLILNIPPLRNRQDRTELIQRIHQNYSEGEQVLSAELLAFLDGYSWPGNLRELDNVLKVATLLSEEAAELRVSHLPEHIVNAHNSIKTDAHSNPEGTLSELADAKLLSVYAEQGENVSRTAKKLGISRQTLYRKLKRLGYE